The proteins below are encoded in one region of Aquisphaera giovannonii:
- a CDS encoding ABC transporter ATP-binding protein: MSTTTHIAATGIRKSYRKGRIEVPVLRGVDAEVEHGELVAVVGASGSGKSTLLHILGLLDAPDAGRIEVDGRRIDDRPEKHRDAMRNRLFGFIFQFYHLLPELTAQENVMMPGLIRHGLWSYWKERARIRREAGELLERVGLGHRLTHRPSELSGGEMQRAAIARALLGKPAILLADEPTGNLDAASGQGVLELLRTLNREEGLTMMLVTHDQQIAQQADRVVRLAEGRIEEWVPALA; this comes from the coding sequence ATGTCGACGACAACTCATATCGCGGCGACCGGGATCCGCAAGAGTTACCGCAAGGGCCGGATCGAGGTCCCGGTGCTCCGGGGCGTGGACGCGGAGGTCGAGCACGGCGAGCTTGTGGCCGTGGTGGGCGCCAGCGGCTCCGGCAAGTCCACCCTGCTGCACATCCTCGGCCTGCTGGACGCGCCGGACGCCGGACGGATCGAGGTGGACGGCCGGCGGATCGACGACCGGCCTGAGAAGCACCGCGACGCGATGCGCAACCGGCTGTTCGGCTTCATCTTCCAGTTCTACCACCTGCTCCCGGAGCTCACGGCTCAGGAGAACGTGATGATGCCGGGCCTGATCCGCCACGGGCTCTGGTCCTACTGGAAGGAGAGGGCGCGTATCCGTCGGGAGGCGGGCGAATTGCTGGAGCGTGTCGGCCTGGGCCACCGCCTGACGCACCGGCCGTCCGAGCTGTCCGGCGGCGAGATGCAGCGCGCGGCCATCGCCCGTGCCCTGCTGGGGAAGCCGGCGATCCTCCTGGCCGACGAGCCCACCGGGAACCTGGACGCAGCGAGCGGGCAGGGGGTGCTGGAGCTCCTGCGCACCTTGAACCGCGAGGAGGGGCTCACTATGATGTTAGTCACGCATGATCAGCAGATCGCCCAGCAGGCCGACCGGGTCGTCCGCCTCGCGGAGGGGCGGATCGAGGAATGGGTGCCCGCCCTGGCTTGA
- the ilvE gene encoding branched-chain-amino-acid transaminase translates to MSPKVYIGGKLYDKADAKISVFDHGLLYGDGVFEGIRSYSGKVFRLAQHVDRLFDSARAIHLEIPLSREQMARAIEDTLAANKLTDAYIRVVVTRGAGSLGLDPRRTTDPQVIIITDQISLYPEELYEHGLKIITAGTTRNHPNALNPRIKSLNYLNNILAKIEGTNAGCLEALMLNHKGEVAECTGDNIFLVSRGVVHTPSKDSGILEGITRDAVIELARAANYAVVERTMDRYDVYTADECFLTGTAAELIPVVECDGRTIGSGRPGPVTKDLHKRFHGLVRGDR, encoded by the coding sequence ATGAGCCCGAAGGTCTACATCGGCGGGAAGCTCTACGACAAGGCGGACGCGAAGATCAGCGTCTTCGACCACGGCCTGCTCTACGGCGACGGCGTCTTCGAGGGCATCCGCTCCTATTCGGGCAAGGTGTTCCGGCTCGCCCAGCACGTCGATCGACTGTTCGACTCCGCGCGGGCCATCCACCTGGAGATCCCGCTCTCCCGCGAGCAGATGGCCCGGGCGATCGAGGACACGCTGGCGGCCAACAAGCTCACCGACGCCTACATCCGGGTCGTCGTCACGAGGGGCGCCGGGAGCCTGGGCCTCGACCCCCGGCGGACGACCGACCCGCAGGTGATCATCATCACCGACCAGATCAGCCTCTACCCGGAGGAGCTCTACGAGCACGGGCTGAAGATCATCACCGCGGGGACGACGCGGAACCACCCGAACGCCCTCAACCCGCGGATCAAGTCGCTCAACTACCTGAACAACATCCTGGCCAAGATCGAGGGCACCAACGCCGGCTGCCTCGAGGCCCTGATGCTGAACCACAAGGGCGAGGTCGCCGAGTGCACCGGCGACAACATCTTCCTCGTCTCCCGGGGCGTCGTCCACACGCCGTCGAAGGATTCGGGCATCCTCGAGGGGATCACGCGGGACGCGGTGATCGAGCTCGCCCGCGCGGCGAATTATGCGGTCGTCGAGCGGACGATGGACCGCTACGACGTGTACACGGCCGACGAGTGCTTCCTGACGGGGACGGCGGCGGAGCTGATTCCGGTCGTCGAGTGCGACGGGCGGACCATCGGCTCGGGCCGGCCGGGCCCGGTCACCAAGGACCTGCACAAGCGCTTCCACGGGCTCGTCCGCGGCGACCGCTAG
- a CDS encoding universal stress protein encodes MIEIRRILVPTDFSEHSRHALEYACSLAERFEAELILLHVLSEIVPAGPEPLLMPVMPPEFYEESEARARESLAGSLRPEWGRPAGVKSAVCWGSPVESIVEYAAEHAANLIVIATHGRTGLSHVLLGSVAERIVREACCPVLTIRDRREKPARASIPN; translated from the coding sequence ATGATCGAGATCCGCCGCATCCTCGTCCCGACCGACTTCAGCGAGCATTCCCGGCACGCCCTGGAATACGCCTGCTCGCTCGCCGAGAGATTCGAGGCGGAGCTGATCCTCCTGCACGTCCTCTCGGAGATCGTCCCCGCCGGGCCCGAGCCGCTGCTCATGCCCGTCATGCCGCCCGAGTTCTACGAGGAGAGCGAGGCCCGCGCCCGCGAGTCGCTCGCCGGATCGCTCCGGCCGGAATGGGGTAGGCCGGCGGGCGTGAAGTCCGCCGTCTGCTGGGGCTCGCCCGTCGAGAGCATCGTCGAGTATGCGGCGGAGCATGCCGCCAACCTGATCGTCATCGCGACCCACGGCCGGACCGGCCTCTCGCACGTGCTGCTGGGCTCGGTCGCCGAGCGGATCGTGCGCGAGGCGTGCTGCCCCGTCTTAACGATCCGCGACCGCCGCGAGAAGCCCGCCCGGGCGTCCATCCCGAATTGA
- a CDS encoding NUDIX hydrolase: MAEPDPPASRRIIYEGRKIDLALQQVTLADGSVAEREVVLHRGAVALLPMVDDGHVCLIRNTRYAVGKTLIEVPAGTIDEGETPEETAARELVEETGYQARRITRLRDWYVSPGVMSERMYLFLCEDLVPGPSDHQPDENLESLIVSCEDALAMVRDGRIEDAKTMLAILLGLAPRARRA; the protein is encoded by the coding sequence TTGGCCGAACCGGATCCTCCGGCTTCCCGCCGGATCATCTACGAAGGTCGCAAGATCGACCTGGCCCTGCAGCAGGTGACCCTCGCCGACGGCTCGGTCGCGGAGCGTGAGGTCGTGCTCCACCGCGGGGCCGTGGCCTTGCTGCCCATGGTGGACGACGGCCACGTCTGCCTGATCCGCAACACGCGATACGCCGTGGGGAAGACGCTCATCGAGGTCCCCGCCGGGACGATCGACGAAGGCGAGACGCCCGAGGAGACGGCCGCCCGCGAGCTCGTGGAGGAGACCGGCTACCAGGCCCGCCGGATCACCCGGCTGCGCGACTGGTACGTCAGCCCGGGCGTCATGAGCGAGCGGATGTACCTCTTCCTGTGCGAGGACCTCGTCCCGGGCCCTTCCGATCATCAGCCGGACGAGAATCTCGAATCTCTGATCGTTTCCTGCGAAGATGCTCTCGCCATGGTGCGGGACGGCCGGATCGAGGACGCCAAGACGATGCTCGCGATCCTCCTCGGCCTCGCCCCCCGGGCTCGTCGCGCCTGA
- a CDS encoding DUF1501 domain-containing protein: MRADETSPAGTAGAGCPGPCSSPPSANPFNRRQFLARTGNGFGLLALASLLEGEARGGPPARKGPAEASPLAPKAPHFAPKAKRCIFLFMTGGPSHIDMYDPKPVLNRLDGEPLPPSFGKIHSQFLESNPLCMGSHRRWGKYGECGMDMSDLVPHMHGHADEIALVRSCVADSVIHAPAMYQMTTGRIFMGHPSLGSWAVYGLGSESQELPAYVVMTQPQGTPEGGAPCWGAGYLPAHYQGTLFRSGPAPIVNLRPAAGMSPAGQRKLLDLLRSMNEQDLDPADTELSARIATYELAYRMQSAAPEAVDISAESTLTRSMYGLDDPNTAEFGMRCLLARRLVERGVRFVQLYSGGGPVAWQWDAHDDIDANHEKMCGLTDRPVGALLADLKRTGLLDETLVVWGGEFGRTPVRQKGGRGRDHNATGFTMWMAGGGVRGGTIVGATDEIGMNAVSDRAHVNDIHATILHLMGLDHTRLTFLHGGRDERLTDVAGRVLEGLLA; this comes from the coding sequence ATGCGAGCCGACGAGACCTCGCCCGCCGGCACCGCGGGCGCCGGGTGCCCGGGCCCCTGCTCCTCCCCGCCGTCGGCGAATCCGTTCAACCGCCGGCAGTTCCTCGCGAGGACGGGCAACGGCTTCGGCCTGCTCGCTCTGGCGTCGCTCCTGGAGGGCGAGGCACGGGGCGGGCCCCCCGCGCGGAAAGGTCCGGCGGAGGCGAGCCCGCTGGCTCCCAAGGCGCCACACTTCGCCCCGAAGGCGAAGCGGTGCATCTTCCTGTTCATGACGGGAGGGCCGAGCCACATCGACATGTACGACCCGAAGCCGGTGCTCAACCGGCTGGACGGCGAGCCGCTCCCGCCGAGCTTCGGCAAGATCCACAGCCAGTTCCTGGAGAGCAACCCGCTCTGCATGGGCTCGCATCGGCGGTGGGGGAAATACGGCGAGTGCGGCATGGACATGTCGGACCTCGTGCCGCACATGCACGGGCACGCGGACGAGATCGCGCTCGTCCGCTCGTGCGTCGCCGACAGCGTGATCCACGCGCCGGCCATGTACCAGATGACGACGGGCCGGATCTTCATGGGACACCCGAGCCTCGGGAGCTGGGCCGTCTACGGCCTGGGCTCGGAGAGCCAGGAGCTGCCCGCCTACGTGGTGATGACCCAGCCGCAGGGGACGCCGGAGGGCGGGGCGCCGTGCTGGGGCGCCGGCTACCTGCCCGCCCACTACCAGGGAACTCTGTTCCGCAGCGGCCCCGCGCCCATCGTCAACCTGAGGCCCGCCGCGGGCATGTCGCCGGCCGGCCAGCGCAAGCTGCTGGACCTGCTGCGGTCGATGAACGAGCAGGACCTCGACCCGGCCGATACGGAGCTCTCGGCCCGGATCGCGACCTACGAGCTGGCCTACCGCATGCAGAGCGCCGCGCCGGAGGCCGTGGACATCTCGGCCGAGTCCACGCTGACCCGGTCGATGTACGGCCTGGACGACCCCAACACGGCCGAGTTCGGCATGCGGTGCCTGCTCGCCCGCCGGCTCGTGGAGCGCGGCGTCCGGTTCGTCCAGCTCTACTCAGGGGGCGGGCCGGTGGCCTGGCAGTGGGACGCCCACGACGACATCGACGCCAACCACGAGAAGATGTGCGGCCTGACCGACCGGCCCGTCGGCGCCCTGCTGGCCGACCTGAAACGAACGGGCCTGCTCGACGAGACGCTCGTAGTGTGGGGCGGGGAGTTCGGCCGCACGCCCGTCCGTCAGAAGGGGGGCCGCGGCCGGGATCACAACGCCACCGGCTTCACGATGTGGATGGCCGGCGGCGGCGTCAGGGGGGGCACGATCGTGGGCGCGACCGACGAGATCGGCATGAATGCCGTCTCCGACCGCGCCCACGTGAACGACATCCACGCCACGATCCTGCACCTGATGGGGCTGGATCACACCCGGCTAACGTTCCTCCACGGCGGCCGCGACGAGCGCCTGACGGACGTCGCCGGGCGGGTCCTGGAGGGCCTGCTCGCGTGA
- a CDS encoding Uma2 family endonuclease, with translation MSTAAAEPAPASPGIDRAPSLQDVVGGLGGIPLSRILARPAPGRATEDDLLDVNESRSRICELVDGTLVAKTMGFAESLLAMMLGHLLLNYVIPNDIGLVTGPDAAMKLGPGLVRVPDVAFFVWEGLPGRRIPAARLPEVAPALAVEVLSKGNTKGEMERKRREYFDAGVRLVWLVDPKERRIVSYKRDDDGPSTYGEDAIIEGIDFLPGFSLSVRELFGPLDQKAQEEE, from the coding sequence ATGAGCACCGCGGCCGCCGAGCCCGCGCCCGCCTCGCCGGGGATCGACCGGGCGCCGTCGCTCCAGGATGTGGTCGGGGGGCTGGGCGGGATCCCGCTCTCGCGGATCCTCGCCAGGCCCGCCCCCGGGCGGGCGACCGAAGACGATCTGCTCGACGTCAACGAGAGCAGGAGCCGCATCTGCGAGCTCGTCGACGGCACGCTCGTGGCGAAAACCATGGGCTTCGCGGAGTCGCTCCTGGCGATGATGCTCGGGCACTTGCTACTGAATTACGTCATACCCAACGACATCGGCCTGGTCACCGGCCCCGACGCGGCGATGAAACTGGGCCCGGGGCTGGTCCGAGTGCCCGACGTCGCGTTCTTCGTCTGGGAGGGCTTGCCCGGCCGGCGAATTCCCGCCGCGAGGCTGCCCGAGGTGGCGCCCGCGCTCGCCGTCGAGGTCCTCAGCAAGGGCAATACGAAGGGCGAGATGGAACGGAAGCGGCGAGAGTACTTCGACGCCGGTGTGAGGCTCGTGTGGCTGGTCGACCCGAAGGAACGACGTATCGTCTCCTACAAGAGGGACGATGACGGACCCTCGACGTACGGCGAGGACGCGATCATCGAGGGCATCGACTTCCTGCCGGGCTTTTCTCTCTCGGTCCGCGAGCTGTTCGGTCCCCTCGACCAGAAGGCACAGGAGGAGGAATGA
- a CDS encoding Uma2 family endonuclease, translated as MSTAAAEPAPASPEIERTPSLQEVIGGLGDIPLSRILARPAPGTATEADLLAANQGKTRICELVDGVLVEKGMGIRESLLASAIIALLRAYVVPRKLGLVTGEAGTMKLFPGLIRVPDVAFLPGERLPGGRVPSEPIPSVVPELAIEVLSESNTRAEMRRKRQDYFRSGVNSVWEVDPRTRTVAVYEQADHPVQVHQQDETIEGRGTLLGFRLLLADLFAELDQTF; from the coding sequence ATGAGCACCGCGGCCGCCGAGCCCGCGCCCGCCTCGCCGGAGATCGAGCGGACGCCGTCGCTCCAAGAGGTGATCGGGGGGCTGGGCGACATCCCCCTGTCGCGCATCCTCGCCCGACCCGCCCCCGGAACGGCCACCGAGGCGGACCTCCTCGCGGCGAACCAGGGCAAGACCCGGATCTGCGAGCTGGTCGACGGGGTGCTCGTGGAGAAGGGCATGGGCATTCGGGAGTCGCTGCTCGCGTCCGCGATCATCGCGCTGCTGCGAGCTTACGTCGTGCCCCGGAAACTTGGACTGGTCACCGGCGAAGCGGGGACCATGAAGTTGTTCCCCGGGCTGATCCGCGTCCCGGACGTAGCCTTCCTCCCCGGGGAACGCCTGCCCGGGGGACGAGTCCCCTCGGAGCCGATCCCCTCCGTCGTACCGGAGCTAGCGATCGAGGTCCTGAGCGAGTCGAACACCAGGGCGGAGATGCGTCGCAAGCGCCAAGATTACTTCCGTTCCGGGGTGAATTCCGTCTGGGAGGTCGATCCTCGGACGCGGACCGTGGCCGTCTACGAACAGGCGGACCATCCCGTGCAGGTCCATCAGCAGGACGAAACCATCGAGGGCCGGGGCACGCTGCTCGGATTCCGACTCCTCCTGGCCGATCTCTTCGCCGAGTTGGATCAGACGTTCTAG
- a CDS encoding DUF1549 and DUF1553 domain-containing protein has product MRSPRRPRILHLAPALILVIAASRTTAGETPDQAHANASEAPPERFTDEQKSHWAYQPIVKPEPPPVRLARWVRNPIDRFILAELEAADLTPSAEADRVALMRRLTYDLTGLPPRPEEVSEFLADRRPDAYERLVDRLLESPHYGERWAQHWLDLAHYADSNGFELDAERPDAWRYRDWVVRALNADMPYDRFVADQVAGDERRPGDSEALIATGFLRCGPRELVGGNVIPEVKRQNELTEITGTVGSVFLGLTVACARCHDHKFDAIPATDYYRLQSFFAGSDLVELPIASKAEIVAYEAALKAIEAKAAPLRARMAELEKPYRKSIAESKNAMLTPAERGLMAIPAEKRTPEQKTILEGLQSSLRITWEEVAAAVAANPADHARRESLKRAIYEIERTKPRPPAHAMSIVDPKPTAPETHVFRRGDYRNRGPKVGPRPPGIILASQKKTVFTPDSIRPGKATTGRRSALAAWLASPDNPLPARVIANRVWQYHMTRGIVPTSSDFGVRGEPPSHPELLDWLASELVAGGWRLKPLHRLIVSSATYRQSSRPGGKGAGADPDNTLYGRMNRRRLDAEGVRDAMLAASGELNPRMGGPGVLAPIEKEVKDLIFTESEEVDLWPVDRDTREHARRSLYLFRKRNVRYPLLESFDSPDAQFPCPRRENSTHALQALNLLNGEFAMNRATALAARVFREAGPGEHARIDRIYRLALCRPPTAAEEVRAAAFLDDATDGESVEARWARLALAMLNCNEFLYVP; this is encoded by the coding sequence ATGCGCTCGCCACGCCGGCCACGTATCCTGCACCTCGCCCCGGCGCTGATCCTCGTGATCGCGGCCTCGAGGACGACGGCCGGCGAGACGCCGGATCAGGCCCACGCGAACGCGTCCGAGGCCCCGCCCGAACGGTTCACCGACGAGCAGAAGAGTCACTGGGCTTACCAGCCCATCGTGAAGCCCGAGCCTCCCCCCGTCCGGCTTGCCCGCTGGGTCCGCAATCCCATCGATCGCTTCATCCTCGCGGAGCTGGAGGCCGCCGACCTGACGCCGTCCGCGGAGGCGGATCGCGTGGCGCTGATGCGCCGCCTGACCTACGACCTGACCGGCCTGCCACCGCGTCCCGAGGAAGTGTCCGAGTTCCTCGCCGATCGCCGCCCGGATGCGTACGAGCGGCTCGTCGATCGCCTCCTGGAGAGTCCCCACTACGGCGAGCGGTGGGCCCAGCACTGGCTCGACCTGGCGCATTATGCCGATTCGAACGGCTTCGAGCTCGACGCCGAGCGGCCGGACGCCTGGCGTTATCGGGACTGGGTGGTCCGCGCCCTCAACGCGGACATGCCCTATGATCGGTTCGTCGCCGACCAGGTCGCCGGCGATGAGCGGAGGCCCGGCGATTCCGAGGCGCTCATCGCGACGGGCTTCCTCCGCTGCGGCCCTCGAGAGCTGGTCGGCGGCAACGTGATCCCCGAGGTGAAGCGGCAGAACGAGCTGACGGAGATCACGGGCACGGTGGGCTCCGTCTTCCTGGGACTGACCGTCGCCTGCGCCCGCTGCCACGACCACAAGTTCGACGCCATCCCCGCCACCGACTACTATCGCCTCCAGTCCTTCTTCGCCGGCTCCGACCTCGTCGAGCTGCCGATCGCGAGCAAGGCCGAGATCGTGGCCTACGAGGCGGCGCTCAAGGCCATCGAGGCGAAGGCCGCGCCGCTGCGGGCCCGGATGGCCGAGCTCGAGAAGCCCTATCGCAAGTCGATCGCCGAATCGAAGAACGCGATGCTGACGCCGGCCGAGCGCGGGCTGATGGCCATCCCGGCGGAGAAGCGGACTCCGGAGCAGAAGACGATCCTGGAAGGCCTCCAGAGCTCGCTCCGGATCACCTGGGAGGAGGTCGCGGCGGCCGTCGCCGCCAACCCCGCGGACCACGCGAGGCGGGAGTCCCTCAAGCGGGCCATCTACGAGATCGAGCGGACGAAGCCCCGCCCCCCCGCGCACGCGATGTCGATCGTCGATCCCAAGCCGACCGCGCCGGAGACCCACGTCTTCCGCCGGGGCGACTATCGCAACCGGGGCCCGAAGGTCGGCCCGCGTCCGCCCGGCATCATCCTGGCCTCGCAGAAGAAGACGGTCTTCACGCCCGACTCGATCCGGCCCGGCAAGGCGACGACCGGCCGCCGCTCGGCCCTCGCGGCGTGGCTCGCCTCCCCCGACAATCCGCTGCCGGCCCGCGTGATCGCGAACCGCGTGTGGCAGTACCACATGACTCGAGGAATCGTCCCGACCTCGAGCGACTTCGGCGTCCGCGGAGAGCCGCCCTCGCATCCGGAGTTGCTGGACTGGCTGGCCTCCGAGCTCGTGGCGGGGGGCTGGCGGCTCAAGCCGCTGCATCGGCTCATCGTGTCCTCGGCGACCTATCGCCAGTCCAGCCGGCCGGGCGGAAAGGGCGCGGGGGCCGACCCGGACAACACGCTCTACGGCCGCATGAACCGCCGTCGCCTCGACGCCGAGGGCGTCCGCGACGCCATGCTCGCGGCCTCGGGCGAGCTGAATCCGCGGATGGGCGGCCCCGGCGTCCTGGCTCCCATCGAGAAGGAGGTGAAGGACCTGATCTTCACCGAGAGCGAGGAGGTCGACCTCTGGCCGGTGGACCGCGACACTCGCGAGCACGCCCGCCGGTCGCTCTACCTCTTCCGCAAGCGGAACGTCCGCTACCCGCTCCTGGAGTCGTTCGACTCGCCCGACGCCCAGTTCCCCTGCCCCCGCCGCGAGAACAGCACCCATGCCCTCCAGGCCCTGAACCTCCTCAACGGCGAGTTCGCCATGAATCGCGCCACGGCCCTGGCCGCCCGCGTCTTCCGCGAGGCCGGCCCGGGGGAACACGCCCGCATCGACCGGATCTATCGCCTCGCCCTCTGCCGCCCGCCGACGGCCGCCGAGGAGGTCCGCGCCGCCGCCTTCCTGGACGATGCGACCGACGGCGAATCGGTCGAGGCGCGATGGGCCCGTCTGGCCCTGGCGATGCTAAACTGCAATGAGTTCCTGTACGTCCCGTGA
- the polX gene encoding DNA polymerase/3'-5' exonuclease PolX, which yields METSRIARLLDEMGTILEIQGENPFRCRAYHNAAQALGNLPEDLSEMIADGSLAEVPGIGETMHAKIVQLATTGRLPAYDKLRKSVPSGILALLRVPGLGPKKIKALKDSLDVDSLADLRAAAEAGQIARIKGFGAKTEANILEGISFLEKSGGRILQHEALALVSPIFELVRNHPKVKRAEICGSLRRRAETIGDLDILFSADDPAPVLKEFVGLPQVMKVLGHGTTKASVMLHSLTRPDQLVQCDLRGVEDRQFPFALHYFTGSKAHNIAMRKRALARGLSLNEYALSGEAKDVPCETEEDLFRALGLAYIPPELREDAGEFAAAEEGALPDLIALEDLTGTFHCHTNWSDGEATLEEMAEAARSMGLSYLGIADHSRSLRMAGGLTVERVRDQWAKIDALNEKLGPKFRVFKGTECDILADGSLDFPDEVLDGFDYVVASVHSRFGMPRGEMTARIIRAVSNPRVTMLGHPTGRLLLSRDSYAVDLDAVIAAAAEAGTMIEINANPHRLDIDAAHCRRARKAGVGIVINPDAHSTAGLADLAFGVGVARRGWLSADDVFNAASPSAVVKDLDRRRKSLP from the coding sequence ATGGAAACCTCTCGCATCGCCCGATTGCTGGACGAGATGGGCACGATCCTCGAGATCCAGGGCGAGAACCCGTTCCGGTGCCGGGCCTATCACAACGCGGCCCAGGCGCTCGGGAACCTGCCGGAAGACCTCTCCGAGATGATCGCCGACGGCAGCCTGGCAGAGGTCCCCGGGATCGGCGAGACCATGCACGCCAAGATCGTGCAACTCGCGACGACCGGCCGCCTCCCGGCCTACGACAAGCTGAGGAAGTCGGTGCCGTCGGGGATCCTCGCCCTGCTGCGCGTGCCCGGCCTGGGACCCAAGAAGATCAAGGCGCTGAAGGACTCGCTCGACGTGGACAGCCTGGCCGACCTCCGCGCCGCCGCCGAGGCGGGCCAGATCGCCAGGATCAAGGGCTTCGGGGCCAAGACCGAGGCCAACATCCTGGAGGGGATCTCGTTCCTGGAGAAGTCCGGCGGCCGCATCCTCCAGCACGAGGCCCTCGCGCTCGTCTCGCCGATCTTCGAGCTCGTCCGCAACCACCCGAAGGTGAAGCGGGCCGAGATCTGCGGAAGCCTGCGGCGGAGGGCCGAGACGATCGGCGACCTGGACATCCTCTTCAGCGCCGACGACCCGGCGCCCGTGCTCAAGGAGTTCGTCGGGCTCCCCCAGGTGATGAAGGTGCTCGGGCACGGGACGACCAAGGCCAGCGTGATGCTCCACTCGCTCACGCGGCCGGATCAACTGGTCCAGTGCGACCTGCGAGGCGTCGAGGACCGGCAGTTCCCGTTCGCCCTCCACTACTTCACCGGCTCGAAGGCGCACAACATCGCCATGCGGAAGAGGGCGCTGGCGCGGGGGCTGAGCCTCAACGAGTACGCGCTCTCCGGCGAGGCGAAGGACGTGCCCTGCGAGACCGAGGAGGACCTCTTCCGGGCGCTCGGCCTGGCCTACATCCCGCCGGAGCTGCGCGAGGACGCCGGCGAGTTCGCCGCCGCGGAGGAGGGGGCTCTTCCCGACCTGATCGCCCTGGAGGATCTCACGGGTACCTTCCACTGCCACACGAACTGGAGCGACGGCGAGGCGACGCTCGAGGAGATGGCGGAGGCCGCGAGGTCCATGGGCCTCTCCTACCTGGGCATCGCCGACCATTCCCGATCGCTTCGCATGGCAGGCGGCCTGACGGTCGAGCGGGTGCGGGACCAGTGGGCGAAGATCGACGCCCTGAACGAGAAGCTGGGCCCGAAATTCCGGGTGTTCAAGGGGACGGAATGCGACATCCTGGCCGACGGCTCGCTGGACTTCCCCGATGAGGTGCTCGACGGCTTCGACTACGTCGTCGCCAGCGTGCACTCACGCTTCGGGATGCCGCGAGGCGAGATGACCGCGAGGATCATCCGGGCCGTCTCGAACCCGAGGGTGACCATGCTCGGACATCCGACCGGCCGGCTCCTGCTCTCTCGCGATAGCTACGCGGTCGATCTCGACGCGGTCATCGCCGCCGCCGCCGAAGCGGGCACGATGATCGAGATCAACGCAAATCCGCACCGCCTCGACATCGACGCCGCGCACTGCCGGCGGGCGAGGAAGGCGGGCGTCGGCATCGTCATCAATCCCGATGCGCATTCGACGGCTGGCCTGGCGGACCTGGCCTTCGGCGTCGGCGTCGCCCGGCGGGGGTGGCTGTCCGCGGACGATGTGTTCAACGCCGCATCGCCTTCCGCCGTGGTGAAGGACCTGGATCGAAGGCGGAAAAGTCTCCCATGA
- a CDS encoding DUF2203 domain-containing protein, producing the protein MATARPIAEKDRKYFSVEEANRTLPLVKAIVQDIVHQSRLVESLQQRLERVLRERRRPSEDMYSEELEQTQLELETQEEKLRSYVEELKSLGIELKSDEIGLCDFRTLMNGREVYLCWRLGEPEVSFWHELDAGFAGRQSLKSHAGTKLGEGRL; encoded by the coding sequence ATGGCCACGGCCCGACCGATCGCCGAAAAAGACCGCAAGTACTTCAGCGTCGAGGAGGCCAACCGGACCCTCCCCCTGGTCAAGGCCATCGTCCAGGACATCGTCCACCAGTCGCGGCTGGTGGAGTCGCTCCAGCAGAGGCTGGAGCGCGTCCTCCGCGAACGTCGTCGCCCCTCGGAGGACATGTACTCCGAGGAGCTGGAGCAGACCCAGCTCGAGTTGGAGACCCAGGAAGAGAAGCTACGGAGCTACGTCGAGGAGTTGAAGAGCCTGGGCATCGAGCTGAAGAGCGACGAGATCGGCCTCTGCGACTTCCGGACCCTGATGAACGGCCGCGAGGTCTACCTCTGCTGGAGGCTCGGCGAGCCCGAGGTGTCGTTCTGGCACGAGCTCGATGCCGGCTTCGCGGGCCGGCAGTCGCTGAAGTCGCATGCCGGCACCAAGCTCGGCGAGGGCCGGCTCTGA
- the cmk gene encoding (d)CMP kinase, translated as MAKVVTIDGPAGAGKSTVARRLAGRLGWQFLDTGAMYRAVTLAALLRRIDLSSEAALDALASCVNVDVSGGRVILDGEDVTLEVRRSEITRQSAKIADSASVRGHLVRWQREFATRSDTVTEGRDQGTIVFPDAFRKFFLTADEVERARRRLGDLLAKGERTTLETVLADQLARDARDAARSIAPMKPAPDALHVDTSGKSVDEVVEELAGHILIP; from the coding sequence ATGGCGAAGGTCGTGACGATCGATGGGCCGGCGGGGGCCGGCAAGAGCACCGTGGCCCGTCGGCTCGCCGGGCGCCTCGGGTGGCAGTTCCTGGACACCGGCGCCATGTACCGGGCCGTGACGCTGGCCGCCCTGCTACGCAGGATCGACCTCTCGAGCGAGGCCGCACTTGACGCCCTCGCCTCGTGCGTCAACGTGGACGTGTCGGGGGGCCGCGTGATCTTGGACGGCGAGGACGTGACGCTGGAGGTCCGCCGGAGCGAGATCACCCGGCAATCGGCGAAGATCGCCGACAGCGCGTCGGTCCGCGGGCATCTCGTGCGCTGGCAGCGCGAATTCGCGACACGCTCGGACACGGTGACCGAGGGCCGGGACCAGGGTACCATCGTCTTCCCCGATGCCTTCCGCAAATTCTTCCTCACCGCCGACGAGGTCGAGCGGGCCCGCCGACGGCTCGGAGACCTCCTGGCCAAGGGGGAGCGGACGACACTGGAGACGGTCCTCGCCGATCAGCTCGCCCGCGACGCTCGCGACGCCGCCCGGTCGATCGCCCCGATGAAGCCCGCCCCGGACGCCCTCCACGTGGACACCAGCGGGAAGTCCGTGGACGAGGTCGTCGAGGAACTGGCGGGGCACATCCTCATCCCCTAA